One genomic region from Argentina anserina chromosome 2, drPotAnse1.1, whole genome shotgun sequence encodes:
- the LOC126782989 gene encoding uncharacterized protein LOC126782989, whose protein sequence is MENRIEVSLGTEIPRKSRSLDVKSLYRSRSGKEVEKQSLKRKGSEENGDENGEKRKKNKKSRKEAAVSCVKNVNSSNSSRKRSTDKACRRGLSSGLHDPEALKTGSNEKLDSSGGLNGVPQLSLDSNGVQIPRRKRGFVGRKKIEGGQGVKLSDESADKASLVEQDHQIAKLNGDGLCQAEVPKAERNKGLDECKESINNKASAASHVKKENVLESQSVVSNGNLTLKKSQRKRRKKKNLSSDSRTDAKEAEPLVDSSTKACQASHEDEEENLEENAAMMLSSRFDPSCTGFSLNTKASGSNQSSPSQDFNNHVSKSSSGSESPSVDNAGRVLRPRTGKQHREKKGTRKRRHFYEIFFGDLDACWVVNRRIKVFWPLDQSWYYGLVNDYDKEKKVHHIRYDDREEEWIDLQHERFKLLLLPTEVPGKAKQKKSLIQIKSSEEREGNSNPRKEKRKRDLMLEDDRFIGSGMDSEPIISWLARSTRRIKSPFHAKKKQNPSGLSPKSVPTLSDSAHTLYGCLGNASSRRDTNKLSSDSGRSSNALREEKSALEDNDYPEDGKMPIVYYRKRLRKTGSVLSQIYEDEHASMHGHHYSTSVTPVVDIWDLEEPDNFVAILDRSWPLWYADDAGLLKLTHPWVESGKVIFKCLQLRSLINDFLGVEWLRFFHAAMLLRHGMLVMTWPKVQLEMLFVDNVVGLRFLLFEGCLNQAVVLVFLILTLFHHPDDQGKLTDFQLPATSIRFKFSCVQQLGKQLVFAFYNFCRVKNSKWMHLDNKLGRHCLLTKKLPLSECTYDNIQALQNGLNQSSFMSLFGQPSPVKGTQKRPRQGINFMGGPREVSFVNISHSDSHSGDLHRKLPPLALSFTAAPTFFINLHLKLLMEHSVANICFHDHDSEVTPQHDLIAPEKVATTGPSCAQLVTETSVSICSHQGQLKSSQLYEKCVVNVAGNTPRTYTGSDKAVTSPRPVVNGLTVEIPSFDKFEKPVGGELQSAQQPTDFSLNMNGSTIPSPSPTAPRSTGQRSRNSLSSFGNLSSHWSDGKADIFHNGFANGPKKPRTQVSYMPYRGFDVNSKQRNIHKGLPNKRIRRASEKKSLDTCRGIQRNLELLSCEANVLISASDRGWRENGARVVLEQFDNSEWKLAVKLSGTTKYSYKAHQFLQPGSTNRYTHVMMWKGGKDWILEFPDRSQWALFKEMHEECYNRNLRSASVKNIPIPGVRLVEDIDDNGTEISFLRGSTKYFQQMKTDVEMALDPSRLLYDMDSDDERWISRNQNSSELVKSCSVEIGEEMFEKVMDMFEKAAYVRQCDQFTAEEIEEFMTGVGPMDLIKTIYEHWRQKRLKKGMALIRHLQPPSWEMYQKQVREWEQAMTKMNTTLANGGREKAAPTEKPPMYAFCLKPRGLEVLNKGSKQRSQKRFSISAHTNAVLGDQDAFHPIGRRTNGFAFGDEKYVYSGHNYESLDDSPLSQTSPGVFSPRDAGNILMSNDAFERNHLQRIDRNKSKNYRTMASPVEPQIVSPYSVSPYGHRVVRNRNGVHRGNIGYPQWSSQSYYQPDVAQRFVNAQGFDHDELRLRDASGAAQHAHNIAKRKRENARRLFYRADLAMHKAVVALMTAEAIKASSDDYDYEYDSESESLSLSDSDTDSDSEE, encoded by the exons ATGGAAAATAGAATAGAGGTTTCACTTGGCACCGAAATTCCGAGGAAATCGAGATCTTTGGATGTTAAGAGTCTGTATAGGTCCAGGAGTGGAAAGGAGGTTGAGAAGCAGAGTTTGAAGAGGAAAGGGAGCGAGGAAAATGGCGATGAGAATGgggagaagaggaagaagaacaagaagagtAGGAAAGAGGCGGCGGTGAGTTGTGTCAAGAATGTTAATAGTAGTAATAGTAGTAGGAAGAGGAGTACAGATAAAGCATGTCGTAGGGGGTTGAGTTCTGGTTTGCATGATCCGGAGGCATTGAAAACGGGGTCGAATGAGAAGTTGGATAGCAGTGGTGGGTTAAATGGTGTTCCGCAGCTTAGTTTGGATAGTAATGGTGTTCAAATCCCGAGGCGTAAGAGGGGATTCGTggggagaaaaaaaattgagggtGGTCAAGGGGTGAAGCTGTCGGATGAATCTGCCGATAAAGCAAGTCTTGTTGAACAGGATCATCAGATAGCCAAGTTAAATGGTGATGGGTTGTGTCAAGCTGAGGTGCCGAAGGCTGAAAGAAACAAAGGCTTGGATGAATGCAAAGAAAGTATAAATAATAAGGCGAGTGCAGCTTCTCAtgtgaagaaagaaaatgttctTGAGAGTCAGTCAGTTGTAAGCAATGGTAATTTAACTTTGAAAAAGTCCCAGAGGAAACGTCGGAAAAAGAAGAACTTATCATCTGATAGCAGAACTGATGCAAAGGAAGCTGAGCCTTTAGTCGATAGTTCCACTAAAGCATGCCAAGCTTCACATGAAGACGAGGAGGAGAATCTTGAAGAGAACGCAGCAATGATGCTCTCATCAAGGTTTGATCCAAGCTGTACTGGGTTTTCATTAAACACTAAGGCTTCTGGGAGTAATCAGTCATCTCCCAGTCAGGATTTCAATAATCATGTATCGAAGTCATCCTCTGGATCAGAATCTCCATCTGTTGATAATGCTGGTAGAGTACTGAGGCCCAGGACTGGGAAGCAGCACAGAGAGAAAAAAGGTACGAGGAAAAGGCGCCACTTCTATGAAATCTTCTTTGGGGACTTGGATGCTTGTTGGGTAGTGAACCGTAGGATCAAGGTCTTCTGGCCTTTGGACCAAAGTTGGTACTATGGCCTTGTGAATGATTATGACAAGGAGAAAAAAGTTCACCATATTAGATATGATGACCGTGAAGAagaatggattgatctccaaCACGAAAGGTTCAAACTCTTGCTACTTCCCACTGAAGTTCCGGGTAAGGCCAAGCAGAAAAAATCATTGATACAAATTAAAAGTTctgaagagagagaaggaaatTCGAACcccagaaaagaaaagagaaagagagacttGATGTTGGAGGATGATAGATTTATAGGCAGCGGTATGGATTCTGAACCTATCATATCATGGTTGGCGCGATCTACCCGTCGGATCAAGTCTCCTTTTCATGcaaaaaagaagcaaaatcCATCTGGTCTATCCCCAAAGTCCGTGCCAACTTTGTCTGACAGTGCTCACACTTTATATGGGTGTCTGGGTAATGCCTCCTCTAGAAGGGATACAAATAAGTTATCTAGTGATTCTGGCAGATCGTCTAATGCTCTGAGAGAAGAGAAGTCTGCTCTAGAAGACAATGATTATCCCGAAGATGGTAAAATGCCTATTGTTTATTATCGGAAGCGACTGCGCAAGACTGGGTCTGTACTCTCTCAAATATATGAGGATGAGCATGCTTCCATGCATGGACATCATTATTCTACTTCTGTTACTCCTGTTGTGGATATTTGGGACTTGGAAGAGCCAGATAATTTTGTTGCTATATTGGATCGTAGTTGGCCATTGTGGTATGCTGATGATGCAGGGTTGCTAAAGTTGACTCATCCTTGGGTAGAATCAGGAAAAGTTATATTTAAATGCCTTCAACTGCGTTCACTAATTAATGATTTCCTTGGGGTAGAGTGGTTACGGTTCTTTCATGCTGCAATGCTGCTTCGGCATGGTATGTTGGTGATGACATGGCCAAAGGTTcagttggagatgctctttgTTGATAATGTAGTTGGACTGaggtttcttttgtttgaggGTTGCCTGAACCAGGCAGTGGTCTTGGTTTTTCTAATCCTGACATTATTTCATCACCCTGATGATCAAGGGAAGCTAACTGATTTCCAGTTACCAGCAACTTCAATCAGGTTCAAATTCTCTTGTGTTCAGCAACTTGGAAAGCAACTAGTGTTTGCATTCTACAACTTCTGTCGAGTTAAGAATTCGAAGTGGATGCACCTAGATAATAAACTTGGGAGGCATTGTTTACTCACCAAGAAACTACCTCTTTCTGAATGCACCTATGATAATATCCAGGCACTGCAAAATGGATTAAATCAGTCGTCTTTTATGTCTCTGTTCGGTCAACCCTCCCCAGTAAAG GGTACACAGAAGAGGCCCAGGCAGGGCATTAACTTCATGGGTGGTCCCCGGGAAGTTAGTTTTGTAAATATCAGCCATTCTGATTCTCATTCTGGTGACCTCCACAGAAAGCTCCCTCCGCTTGCTCTATCCTTTACAGCTGCACCTACGTTCTTCATTAATTTGCATCTTAAGTTGCTTATGGAACACAGTGTTGCTAATATCTGCTTTCATGACCATGATTCAGAAGTTACTCCTCAGCACGATTTGATTGCTCCAGAAAAGGTTGCTACCACTGGTCCATCCTGTGCTCAACTGGTAACAGAGACATCTGTTTCTATTTGCAGTCACCAAGGTCAGTTGAAGTCATCTCAACTTTACGAAAAATGTGTTGTTAATGTTGCTGGAAACACGCCTAGGACTTATACTGGCAGTGATAAAGCTGTTACTAGTCCCCGTCCTGTAGTGAATGGGCTTACTGTTGAAATTCCATCTTTTGACAAATTTGAGAAGCCTGTAGGGGGTGAGTTACAAAGTGCTCAACAGCCTACAGATTTTTCTTTGAATATGAATGGTAGCACTATCCCCAGTCCCAGTCCCACAGCTCCCAGAAGTACAGGGCAGCGAAGTAGAAATAGTTTGTCATCATTTGGAAATCTCTCTAGTCATTGGTCAGATGGAAAGGCTGACATTTTTCATAATGGTTTTGCCAATGGACCGAAGAAGCCTCGTACTCAAGTCTCATACATGCCTTATAGAGGTTTTGATGTCAATTCCAAGCAAAGAAACATTCACAAAGGGCTTCCTAATAAACGGATTAGAAGGGCAAGTGAGAAGAAGTCATTAGATACTTGCAGAGGTATTCAAAGGAACTTGGAGCTGTTATCCTGCGAGGCAAATGTGTTAATTTCTGCAAGTGACAGAGGGTGGAGAGAAAATGGGGCACGTGTGGTATTAGAACAATTTGATAATAGTGAGTGGAAGCTTGCTGTAAAACTTTCAGGGACAACAAAGTACTCGTACAAAGCACATCAATTTTTGCAGCCTGGGTCAACAAACCGCTACACTCATGTCATGATGTGGAAAGGAGGAAAGGATTGGATCTTGGAATTTCCAGATAGGAGCCAGTGGGCCCTTTTTAAAGAGATGCATGAAGAGTGTTACAATCGGAATCTCCGGTCTGCATCAGTTAAAAACATTCCTATTCCTGGTGTTCGATTGGTAGAAGATATTGATGATAATGGAACAGAAATATCTTTTCTTCGCGGTTCTACCAAGTATTTCCAGCAGATGAAAACGGATGTTGAGATGGCTTTAGATCCATCTCGTCTCTTGTATGACATGGATAGTGATGACGAGCGATGGATTTCGAGGAATCAAAATTCCTCAGAATTGGTCAAGAGTTGCTCAGTAGAGATTGGAGAGGAGATGTTTGAGAAGGTAATGGACATGTTTGAGAAGGCCGCATATGTTCGGCAATGTGATCAGTTCACAGCTGAAGAAATAGAAGAGTTCATGACTGGTGTTGGGCCAATGGATTTGATCAAAACCATTTATGAGCATTGGCGTCAGAAACGGCTGAAAAAGGGAATGGCTTTAATCCGACATCTCCAG CCACCATCTTGGGAAATGTATCAAAAACAAGTAAGGGAGTGGGAGCAAGCTATGACCAAGATGaataccacacttgcaaatggAGGCCGTGAGAAAGCTGCACCAACTGAGAAGCCACCGATGTATGCTTTTTGTCTGAAACCACGGGGTCTGGAAGTTCTGAATAAGGGATCAAAACAACGGTCACAGAAGAGATTTTCTATTTCTGCACACACCAATGCTGTCTTAGGAGATCAGGATGCTTTCCATCCTATTG GAAGGAGAACAAATGGGTTTGCCTTTGGTGATGAAAAATATGTGTATTCAGGCCATAACTATGAATCCTTAGATGACTCTCCATTGTCTCAGACATCGCCCGGGGTTTTTTCACCAAGGGATGCAGGTAACATCTTAATGAGCAATGATGCTTTTGAGAGGAACCATTTACAAAGAATTGACAGAAACAAGTCAAAGAATTATCGGACAATGGCATCCCCTGTTGAACCCCAGATCGTGTCTCCATACAGCGTGTCGCCATACGGTCATAGGGTGGTACGAAACAGAAATGGAGTTCATAGAGGGAATATTGGTTACCCTCAATGGTCAAGCCAGTCATATTATCAACCAGATGTTGCGCAGAGGTTCGTAAATGCGCAGGGCTTTGATCATGACGAGTTGAGGCTTCGTGACGCATCTGGTGCTGCTCAGCATGCACATAACATAGCCAAACGCAAGCGAGAAAATGCTCGCAGATTATTTTACAGGGCAGATCTAGCAATGCACAAGGCTGTGGTTGCTCTCATGACTGCGGAGGCAATCAAAGCTTCTTCAGATGACTACGACTATGAATATGATTCTGAGTCTGAGTCCCTCTCCTTATCTGACTCTGACACCGATTCAGACAGTGAAGAGTAG
- the LOC126784559 gene encoding probable ADP-ribosylation factor GTPase-activating protein AGD14, which translates to MGNRIREEEKNERIIRSLLKLPENKRCINCNSLGPQYVCTTFLTFVCTNCSGVHREFTHRVKSVSMAKFTTEEVNSLQAGGNERARQLYFKEFDPQYHSFPDASNVGRLRDFIKHVYVDRKYTGEKGVQKLPKLRLSEEPDERRRVGAYQGGSRSFHDEEKKFGTYYGGPRRFRDEEQKAAAPYGGSRSFRDEDWKIAAPSGGSRSFRDQDWKVALPYSASRSFHDHENRSERHYTQGSSPSVRGADQNVVKYYYDERKRSPRYSEQNSRSGGTGFRKTPVRFEVVDNRIRDDRKVRSGLATPKSQNRSPENNNTNSFSTPAVRSVQEIQGVKILPPQFHECSMTIDRKNGDGSADIRKMKSISTGDGNAVEHKKETLATLIDLNTDPEPSDDAVKSPQQQTPPPDNGNNWASFDSCTKEKAPPVPKPDTLEALLLELTPASVYTTATATATEAPSNDDAPSTMCTNNINAGAAAPDAPVGQMLSLFDTISACTSASTTTSVLVLPSNADPLQAAPTSGVETPVTVSDVQQSPSTQHDQSSISFAANSSSSSQLAITHVEASNNLSRTPSFAQNTQGSPKTSQSMLRTQSLPVETKSSKREELPVDLFAAHYSTIPSQASGWPPGPPQGMRFNMQYYPNIAPAPAFLGSRTPTNPFDIYDDKTLGHLTHFPSMSSLEGALHNVSVPPSLVHTHSLGSFPSYSQPSYAAFSPGPYTGEQLHNNAQFLRPPGIGGLSQDEASALGTLSSSQQLSFQQPSSTYPAPSHFEPFSSTGGNPFG; encoded by the exons ATGGGTAATCGGATAAGGGAAGAggagaaaaatgaaagaataatTCGCAGTCTTTTGAAACTTCCTGAGAATAAAAGATGCATCAACTGCAATAGTTTG GGACCGCAATATGTTTGCACGACCTTCTTGACATTTGTTTGTACAAACTGTAGTGGAGTGCA TCGGGAGTTCACTCACCGAGTAAAATCAGTGTCCATGGCTAAATTCACTACAGAAGAAGTAAATTCTCTCCAGGCAGGGGGAAATGAG CGAGCAAGACAACTTTATTTCAAAGAATTTGATCCTCAGTATCATTCTTTTCCTGATGCCAG TAATGTTGGTAGACTCAGGGATTTTATCAAACATGTATACGTTGATAGAAAATACACCGGTGAGAAGGGTGTCCAGAAGCTCCCAAAGCTGCGATTG AGTGAGGAGCCTGATGAAAGAAGGAGGGTTGGTGCATATCAAGGTGGATCCAGAAGCTTTCATGATGAGGAGAAGAAATTTGGTACATATTATGGAGGACCTAGGAGATTTCGTGATGAGGAGCAGAAGGCTGCAGCACCTTATGGAGGATCCAGGAGTTTTCGTGATGAAGACTGGAAAATTGCTGCACCTTCTGGTGGATCTAGGAGCTTTCGTGATCAGGACTGGAAGGTTGCTCTCCCTTATAGTGCATCTAGGAGTTTTCATGACCATGAGAACAGGTCAGAAAGGCATTATACTCAAGGATCTAGTCCTAGTGTGAGAGGAGCTGACCAAAATGTAGTAAAATATTACTatgatgaaagaaaaagaagtccACGATATTCTGAACAAAATTCAAGAAGTGGTGGAACTGGTTTTAGGAAAACTCCTGTCCGTTTTGAGGTTGTTGATAACAGGATTCGGGATGATAGAAAAGTACGCAGTGGGCTTGCAACTCCCAAGTCCCAGAACAGGTCACCTGAAAATAATAACACCAATAGCTTCTCTACCCCTGCTGTTCGCTCAGTTCAAGAAATACAAGGGGTGAAGATCCTTCCTCCACAGTTCCACGAATGTAGTATGACAATAGATAGGAAAAATGGTGATGGTTCTGCTGATATTCGG AAAATGAAATCTATAAGTACCGGAGATGGGAATGCAGTGGAACATAAAAAGGAAACATTGGCAACCCTGATTGATCTCAATACTGATCCTGAGCCCTCAGATGATGCAGTAAAATCACCACAACAGCAAACTCCTCCACCCGATAATGGTAACAACTGGGCCTCATTTGATTCATGCACAAAGGAGAAGGCACCTCCTGTCCCAAAGCCAGACACTTTGGAGGCTTTGCTACTTGAGTTAACTCCTGCATCTGTATATACTACTGCTACTGCTACTGCAACTGAGGCTCCAAGCAACGACGATGCTCCCTCAACCATGTgtacaaataacataaatgcAGGAGCTGCTGCCCCTGATGCACCTGTTG GGCAAATGCTATCTTTATTTGATACCATTAGTGCTTGTACATCTGCATCAACTACTACCAGTGTGCTAGTACTGCCTTCTAATGCAGATCCTTTGCAAGCTGCACCTACTAGTGGTGTCGAGACCCCAGTAACAGTTTCTGATGTGCAGCAGTCACCAAGTACGCAGCACGATCAGTCTTCTATAAGCTTTGCTGCAAATAGCTCCTCTAGTTCACAACTTGCCATAACTCATGTTGAAGCTTCAAATAATTTG TCAAGGACACCATCATTCGCCCAAAACACACAAGGATCGCCCAAAACATCCCAATCTATGTTGCGAACCCAATCTCTTCCGGTGGAAACAAAATCTAGTAAGAGAGAAGAGCTTCCAGTG GACCTTTTTGCTGCACATTATTCAACAATACCTTCACAAGCTTCAGGTTGGCCCCCCGGTCCACCTCAAGGAATGAGATTTAACATGCAGTATTATCCCAACATAGCG CCTGCTCCTGCGTTTCTGGGTTCAAGAACACCAACGAATCCGTTTGATATTTACGATGATAAAACTTTAGGACATTTAACACAT TTTCCATCCATGTCATCATTAGAAGGCGCTCTACATAATGTGTCAGTACCTCCCAGCTTGGTGCATACTCACAGCCTTGGTTCTTTTCCTTCATACTCCCAGCCTTCCTATGCAGCTTTCTCTCCTG GTCCATACACGGGGGAGCAATTACATAACAATGCACAGTTTTTAAG ACCGCCAGGAATCGGTGGACTTAGCCAGGATGAAGCTTCTGCACTTGGGACATTAAGCTCAAGTCA